In one Dermacentor variabilis isolate Ectoservices chromosome 4, ASM5094787v1, whole genome shotgun sequence genomic region, the following are encoded:
- the LOC142577630 gene encoding uncharacterized protein LOC142577630 produces MEGSSRAAKAADVGRGTPCSALPKDYRVILPPLPTVEGQRRAVVLHCDVTGRPYRIDDFRKPLKDAGVIQQVGGIGAYQMSHVWLLNMKTDEAKQTLLDAGPLLVKNRTCLVIDPARQELRIKLHWVTFDVTSETIRRAFRECGEIKEVISDRWKAEDFEGAESTTRLVRLLLRDGVTPDRIPHQMRLGSGTALVVVPGRDPLCLRCHNTGHIRRECRVPKCAACRAFGHEQANCTRSYARVASVGGEADRSEMLMDEEEAESVAGMVASISDADAASTSSASAQENKAADARAADATLEDTSTGKYEEGSAERPSETHSLGKQLPLSASGSGEKTAELKTAVSEVVATLEDSDSTDEAAMDAEATPTKRRLSKASTPSQDTRLRATERRGTEPGTKKPRVATSHQRSPSLTRGGGKSTP; encoded by the coding sequence ATGGAGGGCTCCTCGAGAGCTGCGAAAGCGGCCGACGTTGGCCGTGGTACCCCGTGTTCCGCATTGCCCAAGGATTACCGTGTCATCTTGCCGCCGTTACCAACAGTTGAAGGACAAAGGCGCGCAGTTGTATTGCACTGCGACGTCACTGGACGGCCTTACAGAATCGACGACTTCCGGAAGCCCTTGAAGGATGCTGGAGTAATTCAGCAAGTAGGCGGAATTGGAGCATACCAAATGTCGCACGTGTGGCTGCTGAACATGAAGACAGATGAGGCAAAGCAGACGCTGCTAGACGCCGGACCACTACTGGTGAAGAACCGGACATGCCTCGTCATTGATCCAGCGAGGCAAGAACTCAGGATTAAGCTACATTGGGTCACGTTCGACGTCACCTCTGAGACTATTCGACGAGCCTTCCGAGAGTGTGGCGAGATAAAGGAAGTCATCAGTGATCGGTGGAAGGCCGAGGACTTCGAGGGCGCCGAGTCAACGACTCGTCTAGTGCGTCTTCTTCtgcgcgatggtgtcacaccagaCCGCATCCCACATCAGATGCGTCTTGGTAGCGGCACTGCGCTAGTGGTTGTGCCTGGACGTGACCCGTTATGCCTTCGTTGTCACAACACTGGACACATACGACGTGAATGCCGAGTGCCCAAGTGTGCTGCTTGCCGAGCGTTCGGGCACGAGCAGGCTAATTGTACTCGCTCGTATGCCAGAGTTGCAAGCGTAGGCGGTGAAGCAGACCGGAGCGAGATGCTCATGGACGAAGAAGAAGCGGAGAGCGTGGCTGGGATGGTGGCGTCTATCAGCGACGCGGACGCGGCGTCCACCAGCTCAGCAAGTGCGCAAGAGAACAAGGCTGCAGACGCTCGGGCAGCAGACGCCACTCTGGAAGACACTTCGACGGGAAAGTACGAAGAAGGTTCGGCAGAGCGCCCTTCTGAAACCCACTCTTTAGGAAAGCAGCTGCCACTAAGTGCGTCCGGGAGTGGTGAGAAAACAGCTGAACTCAAGACCGCAGTAAGCGAGGTCGTTGCGACTCTCGAGGACAGTGATTCGACGGATGAGGCTGCAATGGACGCCGAGGCAACACCTACGAAGCGCCGACTCAGCAAAGCAAGCACGCCTTCTCAAGACACCCGGCTACGAGCAACGGAGAGGCGTGGGACCGAGCCTGGAACCAAAAAGCCTCGGGTGGCCACCAGCCATCAGCGGTCGCCGTCGCTTACACGCGGCGGCGGCAAGTCGACGCCCTGA